The following is a genomic window from Mycoplasma bradburyae.
TATATTTTTTAAAGTTATATTTTTTTAAATAACATTAATCTTTTTTGGTAGAGATTGAATTATAAAAACCATTCTTTCTTATTTTTTAAATGGAGAATTGGAATTAAAATTGATTTAATAGAGTTTATTGAAAGACTACCTATCATACTTGATTTCTTTGAATGAAATTTATTGCTCATTACAGGTGATGATAAGTAATAAAATAAATATTTACTATTTATCTTCTTTGGTTTAAAACAAGTTAATTTATTAACAAGGAAACATTTTCTGTTAAATAACCTATTTTTTCCTGTGTTTCCGAATTCAACACATAACAATGATGAATTGTATTAGTTATTTTAAGGTTATTGTTAAATTGTATTTTTACAACCTTTTTTAGTTTATAGAATTATCAAAAAACCCGCTCTTTTGTGGTTATATAGTTATAGCCATTTATATGGCCTTTATATTTAGCTTTTTTATGTTTATACTATTTCCTCTATAAATACTTAAAATTGTTCTAATTCAACTCATTCTCAACTATCGGAAATAATAAATGATAGTTTATTATCATCGCATGTTTTTTATCCATTTATTATTCAAAAAAAACGAACAATTTTTCTATAAATAAAACTATTATTTTATCAATTTTTACCGTGTTTTTTCAAAATTATTTTATATTTTCTTATCTAATTTTATTTAGTGATTTGATGACTAGTTAATACATTTTAATTACAGTACCAATGCACCTTTAACGGCGTATTTAAGAATAGATTTTTAAGTTGATCACCAGTAATTATTTTTATTTTTTTCTTCTATTAAAAAATTATTAATTTCATATTAAATGTCATTAATTTTTTTACTAATTTTTCTTTTAGATATTTATTAATTAATTTTTCTAGGTTCTATGATTTTTTTCATTATTCGAGAAACCACAAAGATCCTAATTATAGTTAAGTTCAGTTGATTCTTCAACATTATATTTTTCATCTTTATAACCTTTTCGTCAGTAATCTCTTCTCTGTTATTTGACCATTCTTCAACTAGGTTTAATTTTCTAATAACATTAGTTTTGTTTTAAAAAGTTTTTATAACCTTTAGA
Proteins encoded in this region:
- a CDS encoding restriction endonuclease subunit S: MLCVEFGNTGKNRLFNRKCFLVNKLTCFKPKKINSKYLFYYLSSPVMSNKFHSKKSSMIGSLSINSIKSILIPILHLKNKKEWFL